From a region of the Streptacidiphilus albus JL83 genome:
- a CDS encoding cation diffusion facilitator family transporter — MNQHPHHDPAHHDHPHHDHDAHHGRDTHHGHEHHDHPHPHGHGGSWAERRHRLGHLLKPHRHETADMVDPALESSAEGLRTLWISLAGLAVTAALQAVVVLLSGSVSLLGDAVHNVADALTALPLGIAFLLGRRAATRRFTYGFGRAEDLAGVAIVLTVAASAAVSAWVAVDRLLHPRAVGYLPAVAAAALVGFAGNELVARYRIRTGRRIGSAALVADGVHARTDGFTSLAVLVGAGGAAIGWRWADPLVGLLITLAILGVLAGTVREVFRRLMDAVDPALVDAAESALVAVDGVAGVGQVRMRWIGHRLRAEVAITVDGELNLHAAHGVAVAAEQALLEAVPRLVAAHVHADPLQGHAPHPVLPPVLQPVGR; from the coding sequence GTGAACCAGCACCCGCACCACGACCCCGCGCACCACGACCACCCGCACCACGACCACGACGCCCACCACGGGCGCGACACCCACCACGGGCACGAGCACCACGACCACCCGCATCCGCACGGCCACGGCGGCTCCTGGGCGGAGCGGCGGCACCGGCTGGGGCACCTGCTGAAGCCGCACCGGCACGAGACCGCCGACATGGTCGACCCGGCGCTGGAGTCCTCGGCCGAGGGGCTGCGCACCCTGTGGATCTCGCTCGCCGGACTGGCCGTCACCGCCGCGCTGCAGGCGGTGGTGGTGCTGCTGTCCGGGTCGGTGTCACTGCTGGGCGACGCCGTGCACAACGTCGCTGACGCGCTGACCGCGCTGCCGCTGGGCATCGCCTTCCTGCTCGGCCGCCGGGCCGCGACCCGCCGCTTCACCTACGGCTTCGGCCGGGCCGAGGACCTGGCCGGGGTGGCCATCGTGCTGACCGTGGCGGCCTCGGCGGCGGTCTCCGCCTGGGTCGCGGTCGATCGGCTGCTGCACCCCCGGGCGGTCGGCTACCTGCCGGCGGTGGCCGCCGCCGCGCTGGTCGGCTTCGCCGGCAACGAGCTGGTGGCCCGCTACCGGATCCGCACCGGGCGGCGGATCGGTTCCGCCGCGCTGGTCGCTGACGGCGTCCACGCCAGGACCGACGGCTTCACCTCGCTGGCGGTGCTGGTGGGCGCGGGCGGCGCGGCCATCGGCTGGCGCTGGGCCGACCCGCTGGTGGGCCTGCTGATCACCCTCGCCATCCTCGGCGTGCTGGCGGGCACGGTCCGCGAGGTCTTCCGCCGACTGATGGACGCGGTGGACCCGGCCCTGGTCGACGCGGCCGAGTCGGCGCTGGTCGCGGTGGACGGGGTGGCCGGCGTCGGCCAGGTGCGGATGCGCTGGATCGGCCACCGGCTGCGGGCGGAGGTCGCCATCACGGTGGACGGCGAGCTGAACCTCCACGCGGCCCACGGCGTGGCCGTGGCGGCGGAGCAGGCCCTGCTGGAGGCGGTGCCCCGGCTGGTCGCCGCGCACGTCCACGCGGACCCGCTGCAGGGGCACGCGCCGCACCCGGTCCTCCCGCCGGTGCTGCAGCCGGTGGGCCGGTAG
- a CDS encoding ArsR/SmtB family transcription factor yields MSARMHPSPAYDAQVPDESERLAAAAEILGLLADRTRLALLLRLAEGEADVTTLTETSGVARPSVSQHLARLRLAGLVSTRKEGRRVVYSLRHGHLARLVDEALSAADHQLGRLPPHG; encoded by the coding sequence ATGTCTGCACGCATGCACCCATCACCTGCGTATGATGCGCAGGTGCCTGATGAGAGCGAGCGGTTGGCCGCGGCTGCCGAGATCCTGGGACTGCTGGCGGACCGCACCCGGCTGGCCCTGCTGCTGCGGCTCGCCGAGGGCGAGGCCGATGTGACCACGCTGACCGAGACCTCCGGCGTGGCCCGCCCCTCGGTCAGCCAGCACCTGGCCCGGCTGCGGCTCGCCGGTCTGGTAAGTACCCGCAAGGAGGGCCGCCGGGTGGTCTACTCGTTGCGCCACGGCCACCTGGCCCGACTGGTCGACGAGGCGCTGAGCGCCGCCGACCACCAGCTCGGCCGGCTGCCGCCGCACGGCTGA